The Solea senegalensis isolate Sse05_10M linkage group LG14, IFAPA_SoseM_1, whole genome shotgun sequence genomic sequence agcagtgtgtgagcagcagacaATCCCTGGATTTGTCTCAGTTGataaaggtcagaggtcgtgTGGTCAGCTGTCAGCAGTGTGACGCGGCATCGTTCAGTCTCAGCTGGTCGGCCGTGTGTCCGTCCATCTGCATGGACGTCCAGTCTGTCCGTGCCGTCCCCATCATCCCCACCGCTCTGCTGAGAAGTCTGACCGGCACCAGCCGCTCGCTGCAGCCCGCCATCGGCCGCCAGAGAGGGTGAGGTCACGTGACctggtgtgtgtgcagagtcACGGTTGTTGTGACGTGTTTTCATGGCGTGTTTGTCTCCAGGTTTTTGACCATGGATCAGTccagaaaactgctgctgctgctagagTCTGACCCCAAAGCTGTGAACCTGCCACTGGTCGGACTGTGAGTCACACACATTTGAGTCATGAGCCACATTCTGCTGAGTCACACACATTTGAGTCATGATCCACATTCTGCTGAGTGATGATCACACTGAATATTCTACTCACTCTGATACAACTAGTCACTTTCTCACCAGTAGGGGGCAGCCTTCTTTATCTGATCATAAGAATGTTCTGTTGCTGATGCTGTGGTCAGGGGCGGGCCTTAGACGATGCCGTCGCCAGTGTGTCGGGGCTGTGCTTTGACATTTCTGTGGTCAGTGTGTTAAGGGCGGAGTTTAGATGATGCTGTGGTTAGTGTGACTTAAACCACAGTATTGTCTAAGCTCTGTTTTGGGGTCAGACTCCAAATCAAATCAAGTTTatttgtgcgtgtgcatgtgcatgtgtgtgcgcgcagagGACGACAAAGGCTTGTTAGAATTTGTGATAGACACACACGTTGCCCAAGAACTTTGACCCTGACGTGGACTCGAACATgtgacaggcagacagaggcTTCTTTTGTGAATATGGTGAAATCTGCCATCTCTGATCGCCTTGTTTGACTTGATTTTACTGACAGAGCTAGGTAAAAATGGCTGCCCCCTACTGGAGAAAAGGAGAAATATGACAAATGAAGTTTGGTTATTGTGATAAAAGTCAAATTCAGAAACtaaacaaacctgtgtgtgtgtcttacaggTGGCTCAGTGGAGTCACACACATCTACAACCCTCAGGTTTTCGCCTGTTGTCTGAGGTTCCTGTTTAGCTCCGCCCTTCAAGACAGGTAAGAGATAAACTTCTGTGTcgtgtacaggtgtgtgtgtcgtgttttTGATGTGGGGAGTGGGCTCAGTTTTGTCTCTTTAGAAACTAACGTTATATTATATTGCGCTTTGGACGCTTCATATCCAGGTCAATCACACACCTGTTTGAAACGATTTTCTTTAAGAGAATAAACTGTTCATATCATCCAGATATACGTTACCGGTTTAATATAGGTGATGTGGCGCAATAGACCCCGCTATTCCACGCCGCACCGTCTCTCAGCATACAccaaaacagagaaagagttAGCTTCAGGTTTGGGGAAGGTGCAATGAGAAACTTTGGGCTTAATTGATAATGTCAACTGTTTGGTAGATGTCAGGGGAAACAGTCCTGCAACTTTAGTAATGTTACACCAAACGCAATCATTTGATAGAAATAGCAAGGAAACACATTTAGGCCTATAGGTTTATCCATGACATAAACAACATTGGGAAGATCCATCTTCATACAAAGATTGTAGGTATTCCATGCGCAACGTTTGTTTACTTTATGCTGCGTTCAAGACAAAATTAGAGGTCGGAAATTTCCCAGTTGAAATTTCCAGATGCATGTCGTTCCCATTGTTGTGTGGCATCAGAAACTGATTCTCCATGAAGTCGGGGTAGATGGATTTGTGCCCAGTTCCCAAGTAAGGACTCGGACTTTGAGTGTTCCAGTGTCATTTTTCTAGTAGGTCGTTGGACCTTTTCCCTACAGTCTTGAACGCAGCATCACTATGCCACTGTGACCCGCAAAAGCTGTCAATCTCAAATTACTGACAGATTACTTCACAGAGATGCGTTAGCATCCAAGAAATGTTGGGAGGGCCGGAGGTGTTAACATGGGTGGAGGGGAGGATTGTGATGAGGGCAGGGGAGGGAGTGGGTTGGAGATACAGACCTTTGGattgttcttgtatttgtgttgtgtgtattgtgtgattTTACTCTATATAATTGGTtgttaatatatttattttattgtcaataATTGTTTAAAAGATTATAATATGTTATTGTGCtcaataaaagtgtattttcctCAAGCTTGAGACACCTCATATGTAAGCTAGACACATTTCCCCTGCTCATTACTGTGCACCGTGTACTTTTATGTACTTAAGCCTAAAGAGCCGCTCTGGTGCTGGCAGACGCATAGAAACCTCCCGGCAGGAAGGGGGCGCTGTGTGCTTTGCTTTTGCATGCAGGTGAACACTCATCTCCAACTGCTACAACTCCAGTCTAGGGGAAACACTGTAATgtgaatgatttttaaacaagAATAAGATGTAGAGAAATGcttgtctttatttaaagtatgattatatataataagaaaaataaagtgtttaaagtgcttcactgagctgaaatagaacatttcaaactaaaacattaagctaaataaaacatttccaaatAAAGGTGCTTGTGCTTAAAGTgcttcactgaactgaaattgaACATTTCAAATCTCAGATACTTTTTCATTCCTCAGAGGATCTGAGTATTACTGCCTGCTGCTGAAATGCAGCTGGGAGGGGGACACTTTCTACACATGTCACGGCATGTAGTGTGTTTTATAGacatgctgtgtgttttttttttttttaagtttcgaTTTGAAACGTTGACAAATCACTAGATTTGGTGCTAGTtgcttttgacaaaaaaagtcgcCAAGAGGAGTTGGAAAGTCGCCAGATTTAGTGACAAAGTCGCCAAGTTGTCAACACTGGGTTGCTCGCAATTTTTAAACACTGTTGCCTGGTCGGCTGTGTGTCAAAAGACAGGGACACCAAAAAAGGATGCTGTAGATGGCtgaatttattttctgtttagcagcacacaaaaaaaatggtcgtccggagaaaaaagaaaataataataataatgaaaccaaaagaaacaaaaaaaactccaaaacaATAAGTGATGAATCAATAACGAAATTTGTCCGCCacaaaaaattcaaaatcaacAAGTACGTGTGACATTAACCTCTGCGCAGGTGTTGTTCCCAGCTCTGTAGAGCTCATTCTCCTCTACCCCCTCTTTAGCAGAGGAATATATATTCCATGGCCCAGGCCATTACAAATAACAATCATTTATCTTCATTATAATCCCCCCAGCTAAAAAATTAACCCCAAACATGCACAATACTGATCCTACCTAATTTCAACCAGTTTACTAccaaaaataacatcaataaatatTCTATATTATAGTGTACACATTATAATACACATTAAAACACCCCTCCAGTCCTTCTTCACTTTGCGCACTCCTCTCTGTGACGCACCGCGCCCCACCTTTAAATGTTCGTCACTCTTTGCGTCGGGTCTTTTGCCAGTGGTCCGGAACCAACGCCACTACATGCTGGTGAGTTTTGTTTGAACAGCTAACACGAATCCGCTTTCAGACTGAAAGTCCTTCCCGACGTTCAGTTGGCCACTCCGAACGCCCGGCTCCCAATCCGTGTTGCTGCGGCATCCTGTTGCCAGGACACCGAACTCTCCACAGCGTGACCACTGTCCCTCACCACCCCAGCGTTTCCCCGCTTAGAGCGCCTAAGTGACTCCGTGCACCACGATAACGGGCAGCCGCAccgttacaaacacacacaacttagAGCAATGAACAGTACCACAGCCAGTCAGACAAAGATCTGCCCTAGCTCTGTCTCTTGTTGGTTTAGACCACAATATGATCCTACCATGAGTGAGAACACAGAGACATgatgtgcaaaaaaagaaatttacattttcctctCGACAGTGTCAGGTGCACCAGTGCCCCCTAGAAAAATTGTTAGGTGCACTCTTTAAAATGTTACGGGtatataggtgtgtgtgtcgtgtaaatgtatgtaggtgtgtgtgtgtcgtgtaaatgtgtgtatcGTGTACAGgtatgtaggtgtgtgtgtcgtgtacaGGTGTGTCAGTCATGTGTGACCAGTATCTCTGTTGTCTTTCAGAGTTCTCTCAGAGAGTGGCTGCTTCCTCCTGGTTCTGTTCTCTGAAACTCATAGAACTCCTCAGTTCTTCCAGTGTcgacctggtcctggtcctggtcctgttCCTGGACTCCCGCTGGACTGTGAGCTCCTGACTGGCTTCCAGTCCATCACACTCTACCAGGTAACATCAGGCCTTTTTTATGGTTTCTTTGAATTTGTGATGATTTGGTTTGAATGGTAATGAGGTGTatgtccagcaggtggcgccaGTGGATGGTCAGACTCTGCAGTGTGAGCTGACCAAAGCTCAGGGCAGACACATGGAGATCTTCAGAGACGCTCAGAGCTCCTTCAACAGGTACCAGCTGAGACCCTGACCTGTCCCTGTGAGGACATGAAAGACtcactgtccctctgtgtgGACACCGTGGACTGacttgtccctctgtctgtccctctgtcctcagCGCCCCCCCTTCAGCTActggtctgtctgtcagtgatcAGGACTCTGGAGTAGAGGATGAGGACCTGTCTCCGCGTCCGTCCCCGAGTCCTCACCCTCCCGCTTCACAGGTGAGTCACAGGTGCGATGtcagagggggcggggctaagTGACGACAGCTGAAGTGTCCGTTTGTCGTTTCAGACACGCAGAGTTCAGCCGTCGGTTCCTGAACTGTCTCTGCTGATTGACAGCAGCTTCACCTCCAATCACTgtggctccacccacacacTCGCCCCTGACAGAAAGTGTGCTCCTCCAAACAGAAAcacctcatcctcctccccctccccaaTTCTCagacctgctcctcctcctcacctccacAGCACCCCTAACCCCCACCTGCAGCAGCCTTGCTCTTGCTGCTCTGCCCACAGTTGCCAACCCACCACCATCGTCTCCTCCCCCTCAGCCGTGGCCTCCTCCCCCACCCTCCCTCCTActgcctcctccctcctctccccacAGTGTGAGGACCCCTCCCCTCCTGCAGACCTCGTGTCCCCCTCTTGTCTCCCCCGCCCAACCTGCAGGGACCAGGGCTTTGGTCAGGTGGGCGGAGACGTCCAATCAGACAccttccagctcctcctccaccaggaCCGACAGCTGCGCCTCCTGCAGTCTCAGGTGACACGTCACCCTGTCTCTGACAGAAGTGATGAGGGaaattaagtttatttttgtttttcatgaacagaacgtgtgtgtgtgtgtgtgtgtgtgtggagagacaggagacatgtttttttctgtggacACTTGTTTGTGTCTTCAGTCAAACTCTGACATCAAActagtcacttcctgtgtgcctGGTaacacgctgcacacaggaagtgacttagTTTGAACTGTGTCAGCTGACACAAAGTTATGTACTGCTGCTTTCTGGCTTTAACATTAGTCTGTTTTCATGTGGGCACAGACAGAAGCTCTGCCCCTTTATGTTTACGATAATatagaaaatatgttttaaattattacacaagtgcgtgtgtgtcatgGTAACAGAAGTGTCTCTGGCTGTAGGTGCAGATGTTGTTGGAAGCTCAGGGGAAGATTCAGGCCTCCAGTCAGCAGGTGGCACAAAGGAACATGAACAGTATCGCTGTGGggacaggtgagtgtgtgtgtgtgtgtgtgcattattttaattgattaatctgtcgattatatTCTGCATTAATTGATGacttgtttggttcagaaaatatttaacaatgtttgttttatggagcaaagaatgcagaacatattcacatttaagaaaatcacacaaactggtttgaatgattaaaaactgACTTGGCAATCAATTTAGTCATGGGTTTATCATGGATTAATCATTGCTGCCCTTGTGTAAAATGATGATTTAACTCTTTCAGGTTCCAGTCTGTTCTGGAGTGACCCTGTCCAGAAGGCACAGGCTCcacccctctccccctcctcctgtaGACGCACCTCACAGGACCTGTCAATCACTATGCCTGTGGGCGGGTCTGAGCCTAGTGACATTATCACACATCAGGTGGCTCCCTGTTCCCCCGCTGCTCAGCACAGGTGaggctgtgacatcatcacgtcACAtgaaacagtgacatcat encodes the following:
- the stil gene encoding SCL-interrupting locus protein homolog isoform X2 — its product is MSCPVKLQALPPGVFEEVFTPENVRGRTSTNSLSFPKSRLSLWDGTATGDKLQLQLCSRRKPRVVLLEKALRLAQRHVRHSNKRRLHCFFLGSVSVNADEAGLTVTLERFDPGRDQTGSSARVPSALLPGDILVPCVFSTEPETTPNPVVQSEAELHHCIKVLQQCVSSRQSLDLSQLIKVRGRVVSCQQCDAASFSLSWSAVCPSICMDVQSVRAVPIIPTALLRSLTGTSRSLQPAIGRQRGFLTMDQSRKLLLLLESDPKAVNLPLVGLWLSGVTHIYNPQVFACCLRFLFSSALQDRVLSESGCFLLVLFSETHRTPQFFQCRPGPGPGPVPGLPLDCELLTGFQSITLYQVAPVDGQTLQCELTKAQGRHMEIFRDAQSSFNSAPPSATGLSVSDQDSGVEDEDLSPRPSPSPHPPASQTRRVQPSVPELSLLIDSSFTSNHCGSTHTLAPDRKCAPPNRNTSSSSPSPILRPAPPPHLHSTPNPHLQQPCSCCSAHSCQPTTIVSSPSAVASSPTLPPTASSLLSPQCEDPSPPADLVSPSCLPRPTCRDQGFGQVGGDVQSDTFQLLLHQDRQLRLLQSQVQMLLEAQGKIQASSQQVAQRNMNSIAVGTGSSLFWSDPVQKAQAPPLSPSSCRRTSQDLSITMPVGGSEPSDIITHQVAPCSPAAQHSGSSSSSPADCPHSPQSVSMLRREDEEEEQQSFYHNLMTQLTTRLQESDSREEVKEEEEPGRRRRRSLSMVSDSSSSSWMKQQSPAAADTVVSATLRQLQQLGVDMDEVTESQRRVTAVESAGTLASISPAAVVSRLSVTDPSVTSLFLSSGAGSRSTVDLSLEANAIALRYLSNSQLSRLSLGGHTPQPDHASSTDSLLSPSNMSLATRKYMRRYGLIEEEEEEQQQKEVRVQGASPHLLSPEPLSAKLHPQSQLIRDLRPKMQVLSRNSRTTNAIDKENCLERRPSLVRASSHQTEASMGNILDLSRLRQLPKLF
- the stil gene encoding SCL-interrupting locus protein homolog isoform X3 produces the protein MSCPVKLQALPPGVFEEVFTPENVRGRLSLWDGTATGDKLQLQLCSRRKPRVVLLEKALRLAQRHVRHSNKRRLHCFFLGSVSVNADEAGLTVTLERFDPGRDQTGSSARVPSALLPGDILVPCVFSTEPETTPNPVVQSEAELHHCIKVLQQCVSSRQSLDLSQLIKVRGRVVSCQQCDAASFSLSWSAVCPSICMDVQSVRAVPIIPTALLRSLTGTSRSLQPAIGRQRGFLTMDQSRKLLLLLESDPKAVNLPLVGLWLSGVTHIYNPQVFACCLRFLFSSALQDRVLSESGCFLLVLFSETHRTPQFFQCRPGPGPGPVPGLPLDCELLTGFQSITLYQQVAPVDGQTLQCELTKAQGRHMEIFRDAQSSFNSAPPSATGLSVSDQDSGVEDEDLSPRPSPSPHPPASQTRRVQPSVPELSLLIDSSFTSNHCGSTHTLAPDRKCAPPNRNTSSSSPSPILRPAPPPHLHSTPNPHLQQPCSCCSAHSCQPTTIVSSPSAVASSPTLPPTASSLLSPQCEDPSPPADLVSPSCLPRPTCRDQGFGQVGGDVQSDTFQLLLHQDRQLRLLQSQVQMLLEAQGKIQASSQQVAQRNMNSIAVGTGSSLFWSDPVQKAQAPPLSPSSCRRTSQDLSITMPVGGSEPSDIITHQVAPCSPAAQHSGSSSSSPADCPHSPQSVSMLRREDEEEEQQSFYHNLMTQLTTRLQESDSREEVKEEEEPGRRRRRSLSMVSDSSSSSWMKQQSPAAADTVVSATLRQLQQLGVDMDEVTESQRRVTAVESAGTLASISPAAVVSRLSVTDPSVTSLFLSSGAGSRSTVDLSLEANAIALRYLSNSQLSRLSLGGHTPQPDHASSTDSLLSPSNMSLATRKYMRRYGLIEEEEEEQQQKEVRVQGASPHLLSPEPLSAKLHPQSQLIRDLRPKMQVLSRNSRTTNAIDKENCLERRPSLVRASSHQTEASMGNILDLSRLRQLPKLF
- the stil gene encoding SCL-interrupting locus protein homolog isoform X1 codes for the protein MSCPVKLQALPPGVFEEVFTPENVRGRTSTNSLSFPKSRLSLWDGTATGDKLQLQLCSRRKPRVVLLEKALRLAQRHVRHSNKRRLHCFFLGSVSVNADEAGLTVTLERFDPGRDQTGSSARVPSALLPGDILVPCVFSTEPETTPNPVVQSEAELHHCIKVLQQCVSSRQSLDLSQLIKVRGRVVSCQQCDAASFSLSWSAVCPSICMDVQSVRAVPIIPTALLRSLTGTSRSLQPAIGRQRGFLTMDQSRKLLLLLESDPKAVNLPLVGLWLSGVTHIYNPQVFACCLRFLFSSALQDRVLSESGCFLLVLFSETHRTPQFFQCRPGPGPGPVPGLPLDCELLTGFQSITLYQQVAPVDGQTLQCELTKAQGRHMEIFRDAQSSFNSAPPSATGLSVSDQDSGVEDEDLSPRPSPSPHPPASQTRRVQPSVPELSLLIDSSFTSNHCGSTHTLAPDRKCAPPNRNTSSSSPSPILRPAPPPHLHSTPNPHLQQPCSCCSAHSCQPTTIVSSPSAVASSPTLPPTASSLLSPQCEDPSPPADLVSPSCLPRPTCRDQGFGQVGGDVQSDTFQLLLHQDRQLRLLQSQVQMLLEAQGKIQASSQQVAQRNMNSIAVGTGSSLFWSDPVQKAQAPPLSPSSCRRTSQDLSITMPVGGSEPSDIITHQVAPCSPAAQHSGSSSSSPADCPHSPQSVSMLRREDEEEEQQSFYHNLMTQLTTRLQESDSREEVKEEEEPGRRRRRSLSMVSDSSSSSWMKQQSPAAADTVVSATLRQLQQLGVDMDEVTESQRRVTAVESAGTLASISPAAVVSRLSVTDPSVTSLFLSSGAGSRSTVDLSLEANAIALRYLSNSQLSRLSLGGHTPQPDHASSTDSLLSPSNMSLATRKYMRRYGLIEEEEEEQQQKEVRVQGASPHLLSPEPLSAKLHPQSQLIRDLRPKMQVLSRNSRTTNAIDKENCLERRPSLVRASSHQTEASMGNILDLSRLRQLPKLF